Sequence from the Syntrophaceae bacterium genome:
TCTGTCGACGTTATCATATCGTTGTCTGGAGAATAAAACGTGCCCCAATACTCAGGGGGATCGTCGGGCTGTACAGGACGCGCCAACTTCATGAGGTCATACCTCCAGTAAACTCTGTCACTGGGCGTTTTATTTTGATCTGCCCTCATTTGAACTAAACGGACAATTTCTCCACGAGCAAGGTGATCTGCCTTAATTAGTTCAGCTTCCTGCGCAATCTTAAGTAAAAGTTTTTCATATCCAGATTTTAGAGAACTATAGTTTTCTGCTAATACTTTCGCCGCAAATGTAAAATGAAGATTTTTCCCATACGAAAGACAAGGTTTAGCTATCCAACTGGGATTATGCCGATCCTCTGTCAGGATCGTTAAATGTGCTTTTATTTCGTCAAACATATTTATTATTTGGGGAGTATCTAAAGTAAGCACCTCAAAGTACACTGATGGCGCTCGTATTTCTTGAGGTTCAACAACAGCCTTGCTTCGAAATTCAAGAGTGATTTTTATCCAATTCCTATTTACACTTTGATGAAAAAGAAATTGGCAATATTCGGAGCCAAGGGTTCCGAGCTCTTTGTACCATTCATCTATCGTATTTGTTGGGACCCTCTCGCTACAACGTAATGCCTCCATTAACGCATTTTCTATTCCCGATAGTACTTGTGTAGCGTTTTGCTTTACGACTTCGACATCATCAGGTTTTATCGGCCTAAAATGAGCCAGTGAATTACGAATGTTGCCTATCTCTTGCAATTTAAGGGTTACAACTCTTTTGGCAGCTCGGAAATATTCCTTGAAATATGCCCAATATGGCTCTGCTGTAATAAGCCCTACTAGTTCACCGCTTGTCAAATGCATCAATGGCGAATTAATATTGTAACCAAGGTATCCAAAGGTCTCATCTTGTACTATTCTTTTCTTTGCCAATGCACCTATAGTTGTGTTTGATCCGTCGTCGCTTGCGATTGATAATTCCAACCATGATTCACCAACATTTGTTTTAAGAACAAGAAATACAAAAGTTCTAAGGGAATTTTCTATTCTAAACAACGCGGATAAAGCATCATAGTAGTGTATCCATAGCCACGTGTCCGGGATTGAGAATCCGCTATCATTTCTATTCTCGCGTTGCCATTTCATTGTATATTCCTATATTTATTATAGATGCTACCAACATTCAATATTTTATCACGTCTCCAAGTCTCTCCCATACCAGATAACCTTCCCATTGACACTAACGTGGTCCACGGGCGCCTCGATCGGTTCATATTGTTTGTTGTCACTGATGATGCAGAGGCGGCCTTCCCGCAGTAGGATCTGAACGCGCTTGACCATGATCTCGTGTTTGATGGAAATCGCAAAGACGCCCATAATATTTTGATTGATAAAGTTTAACTCAATGGAATTGAGGTAAAAGAAAAATGACTAATGTTGTCGTCCAAGAAATCTGCTATTTCTCGTGCTCGATCATATGATGTGCCTTCCGGTAGATCAAAACCAAATATCCCCGATGGAAGGCCCTCCCCTGTCAATTGAGCATCTAACGGTTCAAAAGCAATCCAAGGTGTACCGTTAGCATATTCCTTGACAACAAACGTAAATCGAGCTCTTACTGTCATATTATTCCCCTTTGACTATTAATCAATAGTTATTCCTTGGTTTTTGGGGTTACTGAATAAGTATATCCATATTTCCAACCCTTACCTCCTGTATCACCCTTGTAACCTTGCCTTAACATTGCTACCTCCCACAAACGAGCTACCCTTTCTGATTCGAATTCCATAACCACTAGAAAATCCTTTGGGTTTCCATGTTCCTGTCTTCTTCTTTCTGGATCATCTGTAAGTCCTGCATACTTCATTTGGATTACCTCCTTTTGAAGGCTCAACTTACCGTTCTATTTCCCTCCCGAACCAAATCACCTTCCCGTTGACCCGAACTTGGTCTACTGGTGCTTCAATCGGTTCATACTGCTTATTGTCGCTGATGATACGAAGTCGGCCTTCAGGGAAAAGGATCTGGACACGTTTGATCATGATTTCATGATTTATGGAAATTGCGTAAATCCCACCTTGGGGTGCGATGGAGGTCTTGTTGTGGTCCACCAAGACCAGATCGCCGGAGAGAAGTGTGGGCTCCATACTATCACCCTGGACCTTGATTAGGGACATGTTCTCGGGCTTGCCCTTCCGCTTGATCCAGTCCTTCCGGAAGGCAAGCATCAGATCCACGGCATTGTCAGGTGAGAAACCGCCTCCTGCACTGATCTTTCCACGAACCTGGCGAATGAAGACGAAGTCGTCCGGGGGGAAATCAGGCGCCACGGTCTTCTTGTCCATTAATGAAAATGGCTGCCCCTCGCCGGTGAGCAGCCATTCATAAGTACAACCGAAGTAGTCAACGAACTTTATTAAATTATCTGCATTGGGTTTGTTTCTTCCGTATTCAATATTCTGATATGTCCGGTATGGAATCCTTAGGGCTTGTGCGGCTTCCTGCATGTTCAGGTTACGACCCTCTCGGAGCCAGATCAATCGTCCTTGAAGGCTTGTAAATTCACCTTCTCTTGCAGTCTTCTTCTTCATTCCTTCTTTTCCCAATGACCATGATAGGTGAACAACGTTGCCAACAACGTTGTTCACGAACGTTGTTCACGTTGTTCATCGTCATATAGATTAATATATTCAGTCAATTAACGTTGTTCTCGCCAAAATGCCGGGCCGTCAACGTTGTTCACCCACAAAGGGCTTGACTATGCACCCATGTTGGTATATTGGGTTTATTCAATAAGCTAATCCTCACTTAAAAAAAGGGAGGCCCTTCATGGGCGGCAAGAAGCGCACCCCGTCAGTTACCAGGAAGCCGAAATCAATGGATATGACTGCTGGCGACATCCGGATCGCCCTGCTTCGCGCTGGCGTAACCCAGGCTGAAATCGCCCGGAGGGTCGGCGTCTCACAAACCGCCGTCCATCGGATCATCGAGGGGATGAATGTCTCCCACCGTATCCGGAAGGCCATTTCCGAGGCCATCAACACCCCCCTGGGGCTGATTTGGCCCTCGGCCTATTTATGCGGCGGCCCGAGGAAACCGGGCCGGCCTGCGTGCAAACCGGTGGAAAGAAGAGCTGCCTAACTGAATTTTGTAACGCTGTCTTAACCAATTTTCGGCGGTGCTGCAATGTCAAATAACAAAAAAAGAATAGACATTCACCAGCTTTCCATCTTCGAAATCCTGGAAACCGCCCAATCTGAGCCCCCGGAGCATTTTAATCCGCCCGGAAGCCTGGACATCGACCGGCAATACCGGGAAGTCCTGAATGAAGCCCTCCGCTGTTGCCCCCTCTCCCGTTACCAGGTGGCGGCGCGGATGAGCGAGTTGGTCGGCCAGGACATCACCAAGACCATGATCGACAGCTGGACGGCGGAGTCCAAGGAAGGACACCGCTTTCCGGCTGTTTTTTTGCCTGCCTTCTGCGCGGCGACGGGATCCCAGGAGCCCCTCCGGTTCCTGGGACAGCTCGTCGGCGCCTTCGTCCTCCCCGGACCCGAGGCCCTGCGGGCAGAGATCCAGCGGATCGAAGAGGAGATCGCAAAGAAGCAGGCGGAAAAGCGGAAGCGGATGACCTTCCTCAAGGAAATGGAGGCAGAGCGATGACGGCGAGAGAGATCGCACGCATGATGGCCAAGACCGAGACCGGGATCCAGCGCATCGATTGGGAGGATCTGGCCGGCAGGGTCGTGGCCTGGACGGACCGGCTTTTTGTGAGTCCCGCCCTGGCGAAGATCATCCGGGGCTTCCTCCTTTTCGCATCGGGATACTTCCTGGGCGTCATCGTCAACGTCCTGAACAGGTAGGAGATGATGGAACAGACGTACACGGCGAAACAGGTCGCAGAGATCGTCGGCGCATCACGGGTCACCATCCTGCGCCGGGCTAAGAAGGAAAACTGGACCTTTGTTATCAAGAACGGCAAGGGCGGCCCTCAAAACGAGTACCCCCTCGCATCCCTCCCGGCCGACATCCAGGAGGCCATTATTAATAAGGAAGGCGCCC
This genomic interval carries:
- a CDS encoding helix-turn-helix domain-containing protein is translated as MKKKTAREGEFTSLQGRLIWLREGRNLNMQEAAQALRIPYRTYQNIEYGRNKPNADNLIKFVDYFGCTYEWLLTGEGQPFSLMDKKTVAPDFPPDDFVFIRQVRGKISAGGGFSPDNAVDLMLAFRKDWIKRKGKPENMSLIKVQGDSMEPTLLSGDLVLVDHNKTSIAPQGGIYAISINHEIMIKRVQILFPEGRLRIISDNKQYEPIEAPVDQVRVNGKVIWFGREIER
- a CDS encoding helix-turn-helix transcriptional regulator; amino-acid sequence: MTAGDIRIALLRAGVTQAEIARRVGVSQTAVHRIIEGMNVSHRIRKAISEAINTPLGLIWPSAYLCGGPRKPGRPACKPVERRAA